A window from Salvia miltiorrhiza cultivar Shanhuang (shh) chromosome 2, IMPLAD_Smil_shh, whole genome shotgun sequence encodes these proteins:
- the LOC131009691 gene encoding beta-amyrin 6-beta-monooxygenase-like, translating into MVKYSPDAFSTSLLGQNLVVFCGAQGNKFVFSNDDKLTTHWLPPSTLKVLFPGIGGNQYKETVALFHKFQYEILKPDALRQYIPVMDSLAREQLRNPSSVVKALPLARKGRVFVDEVDPERLHKLLEPFSRLTVGLLALPINLPGTTFNRGLRGGKVVQGGLMRIVEERRRKDSQGRDCLLSKLLIDEDAKYMSDIKIANFLIGVLLASYDTTAYALIVVIWSIILLNFHIFINKFLKLRIGSSLFAQQMAIAKSKGADELLKWEDVEKMKYSWNVARESMRLAPLALGSFRETTTKFTYAGFTIPKGCKAMWTVHSSHMNPDYFPEPEKFDPSRFEGSGPAPYTFIPFGGGPRICAVRNYAKLAILVFMHNLVTRFKFEKVIPEEKILFHRNSPIPAHGLPLHLHPHQGEINPSLMHVEAILYMQI; encoded by the exons ATGGTGAAATACTCTCCCGATGCATTCAGCACCTCATTGTTGGGACAGAATCTAGTGGTTTTCTGCGGCGCGCAAGGCAACAAGTTTGTTTTCAGCAACGATGATAAACTCACCACCCACTGGTTGCCTCCATCGACCCTTAAGGTTCTGTTCCCGGGAATCGGGGGGAACCAATATAAGGAAACCGTAGCCTTGTTCCACAAATTCCAGTACGAGATTCTCAAGCCGGATGCCCTGAGACAGTACATACCGGTGATGGACTCGTTGGCTCGTGAGCAGCTGCGGAACCCTAGCTCGGTGGTGAAGGCCCTGCCGTTGGCAAGGAAGGGCAGGGTGTTCGTGGATGAGGTGGATCCCGAGCGGCTGCACAAGTTGTTGGAGCCATTTTCTCGGTTGACTGTTGGGCTTCTGGCCCTCCCTATAAACTTGCCGGGGACGACCTTCAACCGCGGTCTCAGAGGAGGCAAGGTGGTGCAGGGTGGGCTTATGAGGATCGTGgaggagaggaggaggaaggATAGCCAGGGAAGAGACTGCTTGCTGTCAAAGCTGCTGATTGATGAAGATGCCAAATATATGAGTGATATCAAGATTGCTAATTTCTTAATTGGTGTGCTGCTGGCTAGCTACGACACCACCGCCTATGCACTCATTGTTGTCATATGGAGTATTATCTTGCTCAACTTCCACATATTTATCAACAAGTTTTTAAAGCTAAGAATCGGATCGTCTCTTTTCGCCC AACAAATGGCGATTGCGAAATCTAAAGGCGCGGATGAGCTGCTGAAGTGGGAGGATGTGGAAAAGATGAAGTACTCGTGGAATGTTGCGCGTGAATCTATGAGGCTAGCACCCCTTGCGCTAGGGTCATTTAGGGAAACCACAACTAAATTCACTTACGCAGGTTTCACCATTCCTAAGGGATGCAAG GCAATGTGGACGGTCCATTCATCCCACATGAACCCCGACTACTTCCCGGAGCCGGAGAAGTTTGATCCGTCGCGATTTGAGGGGAGCGGACCGGCACCTTACACATTCATTCCGTTTGGAGGAGGCCCAAGAATTTGTGCCGTGAGAAACTATGCCAAACTTGCAATATTGGTGTTCATGCACAATTTGGTGACAAGGTTCAAATTTGAAAAGGTTATTCCAGAAGAGAAGATATTGTTCCATCGTAACTCGCCTATACCGGCTCACGGCCTCCCCCTTCACCTCCATCCTCATCAAGGAGAAATCAATCCAAGTCTTATGCATGTTGAGGCTATACTTTATATGCAAATTTGA